The following proteins come from a genomic window of Nocardioides albertanoniae:
- a CDS encoding CDGSH iron-sulfur domain-containing protein, whose amino-acid sequence MTDSSAPQPSNQAKPTTIKTVDNGPLQIKGPAQLVDHDGNSFSTSRTIFLCRCGESSNKPFCDGTHAKIGFAASQRATPAQDDQSVQSEGLRAGSEETAAS is encoded by the coding sequence ATGACCGACAGCTCGGCACCGCAGCCCAGCAACCAGGCCAAGCCCACCACCATCAAGACAGTCGACAACGGGCCACTCCAGATCAAGGGCCCAGCGCAGCTCGTCGACCACGACGGCAACAGTTTCAGCACGAGCAGAACGATCTTCCTGTGCCGCTGTGGCGAATCCAGCAACAAGCCGTTCTGCGACGGCACCCACGCCAAGATCGGCTTTGCTGCCAGCCAGCGTGCGACCCCAGCGCAGGATGACCAATCTGTCCAGTCCGAGGGCCTTCGGGCCGGTAGCGAGGAGACAGCCGCCAGCTGA
- a CDS encoding MFS transporter: protein MTEHLTLRRTDMGLLWVSQFVNTAGLMALVPIMPLYMASLGASDATVGVWAGAAIAAPALPLAITTPLWGRLGDHIGPKWMVVRALAGLCLAMALMAAAGSPLALLAARIVQGTLGGVVEAAAAYVGSAASEGSRGRALGRSYSATAAGALAGPVAGGTLVATGDLRPLLIGIALAALLLGCVCTIRLRNPHDPRRPPNGTEPARAALVSVCARIGWIPLAGGFLAFFGVYGLIPIYAAFLTELVPDPQQVGPWVGGLHAVMWAGTLVGSLWWGRVNDRTGHPLQTLVIASGVTAATVLVQAMVGWLPALVPLRFIQGFCFAALAQSLMLYASQKAGPHERAGYVGAANSFLLGGQFLGPLLAGSAMALLSPSLGVLITGICVTAAALLVLAPVIAAAHGSSSDAAQAAATPFASRRRRTRPVGRHAAPRRSRHRNGSRAGRRIRGEGPGRAPVLPPHGVSARPREPRPRVDRRV, encoded by the coding sequence ATGACTGAGCACTTGACCCTGCGGCGGACGGACATGGGGCTGCTGTGGGTATCCCAGTTCGTCAACACCGCCGGGCTGATGGCGCTGGTGCCGATCATGCCGCTGTACATGGCTTCACTCGGCGCCTCCGACGCCACCGTCGGGGTCTGGGCGGGGGCTGCGATCGCGGCCCCCGCCCTCCCGCTGGCGATCACCACGCCACTGTGGGGTCGGCTGGGTGACCATATCGGTCCCAAGTGGATGGTGGTCCGCGCCCTGGCGGGCTTGTGTCTGGCGATGGCTCTGATGGCCGCCGCCGGCAGCCCGCTGGCGTTGCTGGCCGCCCGGATCGTGCAAGGCACGTTGGGCGGGGTGGTCGAGGCCGCGGCGGCGTACGTGGGGTCGGCTGCTTCCGAGGGCAGCCGGGGTCGCGCACTGGGACGCTCCTACAGCGCCACCGCCGCCGGCGCCCTGGCCGGCCCGGTCGCCGGCGGCACCCTGGTGGCCACCGGTGATCTCAGACCGCTCCTGATCGGGATCGCCCTCGCGGCCCTGCTGCTCGGGTGTGTCTGCACGATCCGCCTGCGGAACCCCCACGATCCAAGACGACCACCCAACGGGACCGAACCTGCGCGCGCCGCTCTCGTGTCCGTGTGCGCGCGGATCGGCTGGATCCCGTTGGCCGGGGGATTCCTCGCATTCTTCGGCGTCTACGGTCTGATCCCGATCTATGCCGCCTTCCTCACCGAGCTGGTACCCGATCCGCAGCAGGTCGGACCGTGGGTGGGCGGGCTACATGCGGTGATGTGGGCCGGAACCCTGGTCGGCTCACTGTGGTGGGGCCGAGTCAACGACAGAACCGGTCACCCGTTGCAGACGTTGGTCATCGCGAGTGGTGTCACGGCCGCGACCGTGCTCGTCCAGGCAATGGTGGGCTGGCTACCGGCGCTGGTACCGCTGCGATTCATCCAGGGATTCTGCTTCGCGGCACTGGCACAGTCGCTGATGTTGTACGCCTCCCAGAAGGCCGGCCCCCACGAACGCGCCGGGTACGTCGGTGCCGCCAACAGCTTCCTGCTCGGTGGGCAGTTCCTCGGCCCGCTCTTGGCCGGGAGCGCGATGGCGCTGCTCAGCCCGTCCCTCGGCGTGCTGATCACAGGGATCTGCGTGACCGCCGCGGCTCTGCTCGTCTTGGCCCCGGTCATCGCAGCCGCCCACGGATCCAGCAGTGACGCCGCCCAAGCGGCGGCGACACCGTTCGCCTCGAGGCGCCGCCGTACCCGGCCGGTCGGTCGACACGCAGCCCCTCGTCGATCGCGGCACCGCAATGGAAGCAGGGCGGGACGGCGGATACGCGGTGAAGGTCCGGGGCGGGCCCCGGTCTTGCCACCACATGGAGTATCCGCACGGCCCCGCGAGCCCCGACCGAGAGTCGACCGACGAGTGTAG
- the sbnA gene encoding 2,3-diaminopropionate biosynthesis protein SbnA: protein MPENIHNSLTTCVGNTPLLRLGRCFPDPDREVIAKLEMLNPAGSMKDRPARFIIESGLASGELRPGMRLVESTSGNLGVALATMARLHGLDFTAVVDPKTTSTNLRLLQTVGADVELVTERDESGGYLHTRVRRAQELADASSDSVWVNQYANDLNWRAYYETTGREVLEAIQTPVDYLVAAVSTTGSILGLARRLRERYPAMQVVAVDAVGSVIFGSPAGPREIPGYGASRVPELLSRTEIDHVVHIDDARAALGCRHLVATEGVLGGGSSGAVVAAITQFLPTTPPGSRILTVLPDRGERYLDLVYDDQWLEMVSTVGGASDQRLDASTRA from the coding sequence ATGCCCGAAAACATCCACAACTCCCTCACCACGTGCGTCGGCAACACTCCCTTGCTGCGTCTGGGACGTTGCTTCCCAGACCCGGATCGGGAGGTGATCGCTAAGCTCGAGATGCTCAACCCCGCGGGGAGCATGAAGGACAGGCCGGCCCGCTTCATCATCGAATCTGGACTGGCCTCAGGTGAACTGCGGCCCGGGATGCGGCTGGTGGAGAGCACCTCCGGGAACCTCGGGGTCGCGCTGGCAACGATGGCCAGGCTTCACGGGTTGGACTTCACCGCCGTGGTCGACCCCAAGACCACCTCGACCAACCTTCGGCTCCTCCAGACCGTCGGCGCGGATGTGGAGCTGGTGACCGAGCGCGACGAGAGCGGCGGTTATCTGCACACTCGGGTTCGGCGGGCACAGGAGCTGGCTGATGCCAGTTCGGACAGTGTCTGGGTGAACCAGTACGCCAACGATCTCAACTGGCGCGCCTACTACGAGACGACCGGCCGCGAGGTCCTCGAGGCGATCCAGACCCCGGTGGACTATCTAGTGGCGGCCGTGTCGACCACGGGTTCGATCCTGGGGCTGGCTCGACGCCTTCGCGAGCGCTATCCCGCGATGCAGGTGGTGGCTGTCGATGCGGTCGGGTCGGTCATCTTCGGTTCCCCAGCGGGTCCGCGTGAGATCCCCGGGTACGGCGCCAGCCGGGTCCCGGAGCTGCTCAGCCGCACGGAGATCGACCACGTGGTCCACATCGACGATGCCCGAGCTGCCCTGGGTTGCCGGCACCTGGTTGCCACTGAGGGTGTCCTCGGTGGCGGTTCCTCGGGTGCGGTGGTCGCAGCCATCACGCAGTTCCTGCCGACCACACCGCCCGGCAGCCGCATCCTGACGGTGCTGCCGGACCGGGGGGAGCGCTACCTCGACCTGGTCTATGACGACCAGTGGCTCGAGATGGTCTCCACCGTTGGCGGCGCATCTGATCAGCGACTGGATGCCTCGACTCGGGCATGA
- a CDS encoding CopD family protein, whose product MVTVHLIAAVIWVGALIHVVRIAFARRRAGQATLAIIVAYARIALWLAVVVVTAGTLSALVVIPLGEVPSVIPGTTYGRWLIAKLVLVALALALAVYARWHMARRRSQPLAAVRIEAVVLACVLVTSAALTALAPPAPKDLPLPFPPPAVGPVVAVGDRAGWIGIGATASQGQLVIRLSTPDTTGGLDPAAAEDYSLVGNLAASDATEHQLRFRRCGAACFVAAVDWAPGHSTITLEADAERFAGGSAAVVIPWLPAQRPELLQAAVKATGAERQLVVYEQVTSDTRSGLGDLTGLPMAGDEYVGVGPYGSGRAPIVVLLDRADGERTIALGYPGEATYVRP is encoded by the coding sequence CTCATCCACGTCGTCCGCATCGCTTTCGCTCGACGCCGCGCGGGGCAGGCCACTCTTGCCATCATCGTCGCCTACGCCCGGATTGCACTGTGGCTGGCGGTCGTAGTCGTCACCGCGGGTACTCTCTCCGCGCTCGTGGTGATCCCTCTTGGTGAAGTGCCCTCGGTGATCCCAGGCACCACCTACGGCCGCTGGCTGATCGCCAAGCTCGTCCTCGTCGCGCTCGCCCTCGCCCTCGCGGTGTATGCCCGCTGGCACATGGCCCGCCGCAGGAGCCAACCTTTGGCGGCGGTACGCATCGAAGCCGTGGTCCTGGCCTGCGTCCTGGTCACCTCCGCCGCGCTCACTGCGCTCGCGCCACCGGCCCCAAAGGACCTGCCCCTGCCATTCCCGCCGCCCGCCGTCGGACCTGTCGTCGCCGTCGGCGACCGCGCCGGGTGGATCGGTATCGGTGCCACCGCCAGCCAAGGCCAGCTCGTGATCCGTCTCTCGACACCCGATACGACCGGCGGCCTCGACCCAGCGGCCGCCGAGGACTACAGCCTCGTCGGCAACCTCGCCGCCTCGGATGCCACCGAACATCAGCTGCGGTTCCGCCGCTGCGGGGCCGCGTGCTTCGTCGCCGCTGTCGACTGGGCCCCTGGGCACAGCACCATCACTCTTGAGGCCGACGCTGAGCGGTTCGCGGGCGGCAGCGCGGCCGTCGTCATTCCGTGGCTCCCCGCGCAGCGGCCCGAACTCCTCCAGGCCGCGGTCAAGGCCACCGGCGCCGAACGACAACTCGTCGTCTACGAACAGGTCACCAGCGACACCAGGAGCGGACTCGGCGACCTCACCGGACTCCCGATGGCCGGCGATGAGTACGTCGGTGTCGGCCCCTACGGCTCCGGCAGGGCACCAATCGTGGTCCTGCTCGACCGTGCGGACGGCGAGCGCACCATCGCCCTCGGATACCCGGGCGAGGCGACGTACGTCCGGCCTTGA